The following coding sequences lie in one Hippopotamus amphibius kiboko isolate mHipAmp2 chromosome 17, mHipAmp2.hap2, whole genome shotgun sequence genomic window:
- the MED9 gene encoding mediator of RNA polymerase II transcription subunit 9 isoform X1: protein MASVGVAAGRQAEDALPPPAEPPLPETKPPPPQPPPPVSAPQTQPPPRPPSPAGVKTEENCSFLPLVHNIIKCMDKDSPDVHQDLNALKTKFQEMRKVVRALPGIHLSPEQQQQQLHHLREQVRTKSELLQKYKSLCMFEIPKE from the exons ATGGCGTCTGTGGGGGTGGCCGCCGGCCGGCAGGCCGAGGATGCGCTGCCGCCGCCCGCCGAGCCGCCGCTGCCCGAGACgaagccgccgccgccgcagccgccgccgccggtGTCCGCGCCGCAGACGCAGCCGCCGCCGAGGCCTCCGTCCCCCGCCGGCGTGAAGACGGAGGAGAActgctccttcctgcccctggTTCACAACATCATCAAATG CATGGACAAGGACAGCCCTGACGTCCACCAGGACCTGAACGCCCTCAAGACCAAGTTCCAGGAGATGCGCAAGGTGGTCCGCGCCCTGCCCGGCATCCACCTGAGCcccgagcagcagcagcagcagctgcaccacctgcgcgagcaggtcCGCACCAAGAGCGAGCTCCTGCAGAAGTACAAGAGCCTGTGCATGTTCGAGATCCCCAAGGAGTAG
- the MED9 gene encoding mediator of RNA polymerase II transcription subunit 9 isoform X2, with amino-acid sequence MASVGVAAGRQAEDALPPPAEPPLPETKPPPPQPPPPVSAPQTQPPPRPPSPAGVKTEENCSFLPLVHNIIKCRSNRYGSPRVRGSRLSAVGRTRESADFSPPRRSPVRGEDVLSGNSPQCRDVIGATEGTSQEPNKDSDEWT; translated from the exons ATGGCGTCTGTGGGGGTGGCCGCCGGCCGGCAGGCCGAGGATGCGCTGCCGCCGCCCGCCGAGCCGCCGCTGCCCGAGACgaagccgccgccgccgcagccgccgccgccggtGTCCGCGCCGCAGACGCAGCCGCCGCCGAGGCCTCCGTCCCCCGCCGGCGTGAAGACGGAGGAGAActgctccttcctgcccctggTTCACAACATCATCAAATG TAGATCCAACAGGTACGGATCCCCTCGCGTGCGAGGCTCACGGCTGAGTGCTGTGGGGCGTACTCGTGAAAGCGCGGACTTCTCACCCCCGCGTCGCTCACCAGTTAGAGGGGAAGACGTCCTGAGCGGGAACAGCCCACAATGCAGAGACGTTATAGGGGCGACGGAAGGAACATCACAGGAACCTAACAAG GACAGTGACGAGTGGACTTGA
- the MED9 gene encoding mediator of RNA polymerase II transcription subunit 9 isoform X4 produces the protein MASVGVAAGRQAEDALPPPAEPPLPETKPPPPQPPPPVSAPQTQPPPRPPSPAGVKTEENCSFLPLVHNIIKCRSNRYGSPRVRGSRLSAVGRTRESADFSPPRRSPVRGEDVLSGNSPQCRDVIGATEGTSQEPNK, from the exons ATGGCGTCTGTGGGGGTGGCCGCCGGCCGGCAGGCCGAGGATGCGCTGCCGCCGCCCGCCGAGCCGCCGCTGCCCGAGACgaagccgccgccgccgcagccgccgccgccggtGTCCGCGCCGCAGACGCAGCCGCCGCCGAGGCCTCCGTCCCCCGCCGGCGTGAAGACGGAGGAGAActgctccttcctgcccctggTTCACAACATCATCAAATG TAGATCCAACAGGTACGGATCCCCTCGCGTGCGAGGCTCACGGCTGAGTGCTGTGGGGCGTACTCGTGAAAGCGCGGACTTCTCACCCCCGCGTCGCTCACCAGTTAGAGGGGAAGACGTCCTGAGCGGGAACAGCCCACAATGCAGAGACGTTATAGGGGCGACGGAAGGAACATCACAGGAACCTAACAAG TGA
- the MED9 gene encoding mediator of RNA polymerase II transcription subunit 9 isoform X3 translates to MASVGVAAGRQAEDALPPPAEPPLPETKPPPPQPPPPVSAPQTQPPPRPPSPAGVKTEENCSFLPLVHNIIKCRSNRYGSPRVRGSRLSAVGRTRESADFSPPRRSPVRGEDVLSGNSPQCRDVIGATEGTSQEPNKHGQGQP, encoded by the exons ATGGCGTCTGTGGGGGTGGCCGCCGGCCGGCAGGCCGAGGATGCGCTGCCGCCGCCCGCCGAGCCGCCGCTGCCCGAGACgaagccgccgccgccgcagccgccgccgccggtGTCCGCGCCGCAGACGCAGCCGCCGCCGAGGCCTCCGTCCCCCGCCGGCGTGAAGACGGAGGAGAActgctccttcctgcccctggTTCACAACATCATCAAATG TAGATCCAACAGGTACGGATCCCCTCGCGTGCGAGGCTCACGGCTGAGTGCTGTGGGGCGTACTCGTGAAAGCGCGGACTTCTCACCCCCGCGTCGCTCACCAGTTAGAGGGGAAGACGTCCTGAGCGGGAACAGCCCACAATGCAGAGACGTTATAGGGGCGACGGAAGGAACATCACAGGAACCTAACAAG CATGGACAAGGACAGCCCTGA